In the genome of Verrucomicrobiota bacterium, the window AGCACGCGCGCGGTGTCGCGGCCGAAATTCAGGTCGCGGTAGACAAACGTCTCGACGATGAACGCATAAAGCACCGTGAGCGCGGCCGTTTCGACCGGCGTTGCGAACCCACCGAACAATCCGACGAGCGCGACGACCGGGAGGAGCAATTCCCATTTGGCGTCCCAAAGCGCGGCGCGGGCTTCGTCGGGCTTGAACGGATGGAGTGACGCGCTGTTGCGCGGTGCGAGCCACACGCCGAGCGCGGCAGTCACGCCGACCATCACGCAGCCGGGGAGGATTCCGGCGAGGAACATCTGCTTCACCTCGACGCCCTTCGCCCAGATGGCGAACAGGATCAGCGGCAGGCACGGCGGGAACAGCAGGCCGAGCGAGCCCGCGCCGGTGATGAGCCCGAGCGCGTGTTTCTCACGGTAACCGGCGCTCAGGAGGATGGGCAGCAACGCGCCGCCGAGCGCGAGGATGGTCACGCCTGAGGCGCCGGTGAATGTGGTGAAGAATGCGCACACGATGCAGGTCACGATGGCTGGTCCGCCGCGCAGCGCCCCGAACAGGGCGAGAAACACGCGCACGAGCCGCTTCGAGGCGCCGCCCATGGCGAGGAAATAGCCGGCGAGCGTGAAGAGGGGGATGCTCGGCAGCGTGGCGTTTGTGACGAGGCTGTAGTTGCTTGCCGCCACGGATGCGATTGGCGTGCCTTCGCCCCAGAACAGCAGCAGTGCCGCCCCGCCCAGCGTGGTGAAGACCGGAGCGCCGAGGATCGTTGCGAGGCCGAGCAGCACCAAGCCGGGGACCATCAGCTTGGTCGCCGCGCCCGGCAGCTTCCACGCGCACAGCACCACGGCGCACGCGATGAGCACCGTCAGGGCGCGGAGTTTCCATGTTTCGGCGGAAAGCCTCAGCACGCGCCATGTAATGAGCGCGAACGCCGCGGGCAGGATCGCCTGCACAAGCCACTTGGGGATGCCGAACGCGAGGATCTCCTTCTCCGGCCGCATCGCGTTCACGAAATCAACCCCGGCGATGCACAGGAAGAATGTGACGACCGCGGCGACCGCCCCGCTGTAGATGGACGCGCCGGTTTTCCACCGGCCTTTGAGCAAGGTGGGCACAGTGGAGAGCGTGAGAAGCCGTCCCTCGCGCGCCGCGATCGCGCCGCCCATGAGCGCGACGACGAGCGTCAGGTGCTGGATGAGCGTGTCCGAGGCCGCGAAGCCCTTTCTCATGCCGAGCTTCGCGAGGAGGATCACGACGATGGCCGCGAGCGCGAACGCGGTGACGAAGTTCTCGACATGCCGTGCCCACTTGCGAAGTCCCGTGACCGGTGTGGCGGCGGTGGGGTTGGGGATCTCCACGCTCATGCCCTCCGAGTCCCGCCACGCGCAGCGCGACGCACGTCTCCTCCCCATCGGTCGCGGTCGCGGAACCTCATTGTGCCTTGCCCGCGCCGGCGCGGAATTCCTTCACAAGGCGTTGCACTTCGTCGAACATGTCCGCGGGGACCACCTTGCCCCGAAGGCGCGGATAGGTTTCCTCGCCGAGTTTCTGCCAGGCGGCAAGCGCCTCGGGCGTTGTCTGCCGGACCTTCAGCCCGCGCTTCTTCATCGCCTCGACGGCTTCATCGCTCTCCGTGCGGCCGCGCTGCTTCATGATTTCGCCGGCCTCCGCAGCGACCTTGAGCATCGCGGGTTTGGCGGACGCGGGGACGGCATCCCAGGTCTTCTTGCTGATGACGGTGCCTCCGACGAGCGGAACCCAGTTGACTTCCAGCATATGCGGCGCGGGGCCGGCGAACTGGCCCGCGAGCGCGTAAAACGGGATCGACGTCACCACGTCCACCAACCCGGTCTGCAATCCGGCGAGGATGTCCGTCTGTTCGAGCGGCACGGCATTGAATCCAAGTCCCTTGTAAATCTCGATCGAGCGCGTGTCGCCGGACCACACGAACACCTTCATCTTCCGGTAATCATCGGGCACGAGCGCCGGGTGCTTGGAGAAGAACCGCACCCAGCCGGCGTCGCCCCAGAAGAGGACCACGAATCCCTTGTCTAGAAACTTCTTCTCCAGCGCGGGGCGCAGCTTGCCGAGCACATGATCGAACTCGTCGAGCGAGCGGAACATCATCGGCATGAGCTGCAGTCCGGTGACCGACTCCTCGATTTGCGAGAGTCCCGGCACGGTGAGCATCGCGGCCTGCAGTTGCCCGACTCGCATCCGGCGCACCATGTCCGCCTCGCCGCCCTGTGTGCCGTCGGGATAAACCGTCAGCGTGACCGCGCCGCCGCTGGCTTGCTTCCACTTGTCGCCCATCGCGAGGAGGCTCTTGTGGAAGGAACTGTCGCGTGGCGCGAGCGTGGCGAGCTTGATGCGCACGGGATCCGCCGCCCGGGATTGAGCGGCCGCCAGGCAGAGCAGGGCGCCCAGCACCGCAGCGGCCGTCGTGAACCGTTGTTGTTTCATCCGCAAGTCCCGGGAGACTGGCACAAGACCCGGCTGGCGTGCAACGGGAGAGGCTGCGTAATCGCCGGGGCGCCAGCCCCGGTCTTTCAGTCGGGTTTCGGCGGAGGCGCGACGTCGAGGAACAGGTCGTCCACGCGCGAAAGCAACCATCGGGCGCGCCGCTGCATCACGAGGTTCTCGAGCCGCCATCCGGGGCGGGCCTCGACGTTGATCGCAAGCGCGCGATTCAAGAGGTCGCGAAACTCCGCCACGTTTTGCTTCTGCA includes:
- a CDS encoding TRAP transporter large permease subunit — protein: MGRRRASRCAWRDSEGMSVEIPNPTAATPVTGLRKWARHVENFVTAFALAAIVVILLAKLGMRKGFAASDTLIQHLTLVVALMGGAIAAREGRLLTLSTVPTLLKGRWKTGASIYSGAVAAVVTFFLCIAGVDFVNAMRPEKEILAFGIPKWLVQAILPAAFALITWRVLRLSAETWKLRALTVLIACAVVLCAWKLPGAATKLMVPGLVLLGLATILGAPVFTTLGGAALLLFWGEGTPIASVAASNYSLVTNATLPSIPLFTLAGYFLAMGGASKRLVRVFLALFGALRGGPAIVTCIVCAFFTTFTGASGVTILALGGALLPILLSAGYREKHALGLITGAGSLGLLFPPCLPLILFAIWAKGVEVKQMFLAGILPGCVMVGVTAALGVWLAPRNSASLHPFKPDEARAALWDAKWELLLPVVALVGLFGGFATPVETAALTVLYAFIVETFVYRDLNFGRDTARVLLECGLLMGGVLVILGVAQGFTNFLVDAEVPAHAVAWVKENIKEPWKFLLVLNIFLLVVGSLMDIYSAIIVVVPLIIPMAGLFDISPIHLGIIFLANLELGYMMPPVGMNLMLSSYRFKKPVPEVYRAILPMLGAQFIGVLVITYVPAFTTWLPGLFAK
- a CDS encoding C4-dicarboxylate ABC transporter substrate-binding protein, with product MKQQRFTTAAAVLGALLCLAAAQSRAADPVRIKLATLAPRDSSFHKSLLAMGDKWKQASGGAVTLTVYPDGTQGGEADMVRRMRVGQLQAAMLTVPGLSQIEESVTGLQLMPMMFRSLDEFDHVLGKLRPALEKKFLDKGFVVLFWGDAGWVRFFSKHPALVPDDYRKMKVFVWSGDTRSIEIYKGLGFNAVPLEQTDILAGLQTGLVDVVTSIPFYALAGQFAGPAPHMLEVNWVPLVGGTVISKKTWDAVPASAKPAMLKVAAEAGEIMKQRGRTESDEAVEAMKKRGLKVRQTTPEALAAWQKLGEETYPRLRGKVVPADMFDEVQRLVKEFRAGAGKAQ